Proteins encoded together in one Etheostoma cragini isolate CJK2018 chromosome 11, CSU_Ecrag_1.0, whole genome shotgun sequence window:
- the tspan7b gene encoding tetraspanin-7b: METKPVITCLKTLLIVYSFVFWITGAILLAVGIWGKLMLGPYISLIADNSTNSPYVLIGTGTVIIVFGLFGCFATCRGSPWMLKLYAMFLSLVFLAELVAGISGFVFRHEIKGTFHRTYTDAVLNYNAEDEASRAVDYLQHTLRCCGVYNYTSWFGSVYYPSNGIPASCCINSSDCNLEDLRNATLALNKVYHQGCYERVTSFMETNMAIIAGVTFGIAFSQLIGMLLACCLSRIITANQYEMV, translated from the exons ATGGAGACTAAACCAGTCATCACCTGCCTTAAAACCCTCCTCATCGTATACTCCTTCGTGTTTTGG ATAACAGGAGCCATCCTGCTGGCAGTGGGAATATGGGGGAAGCTGATGCTGGGTCCGTACATCTCTCTGATAGCCGACAACTCCACCAACTCCCCGTACGTCCTCATCGGCACCGGGACCGTCATCATCGTTTTTGGCCTGTTTGGTTGCTTTGCCACCTGCAGAGGAAGCCCATGGATGCTGAAGCTG TATGCCATGTTTCTGTCACTCGTCTTCCTCGCTGAGTTAGTGGCTGGGATCTCTGGATTTGTGTTTCGCCATGAG ATAAAGGGAACCTTTCACAGGACATACACTGACGCAGTTCTGAACTACAACGCTGAGGATGAGGCGAGCCGTGCTGTTGATTACTTGCAGCACACG CTGCGTTGTTGTGGAGTGTATAACTACACTAGTTGGTTTGGCAGTGTGTATTACCCATCCAACGGCATTCCTGCCAGCTGCTGCATTAACTCCTCTGACTGCAACCTAGAAGACCTACGCAATGCAACTCTAGCCTTGAACAAGGTCTACCACCAG GGCTGCTACGAGCGGGTCACTTCATTCATGGAGACCAACATGGCCATTATTGCAGGAGTGACGTTTGGGATTGCGTTCTCACAg CTGATTGGCATGTTGCTGGCCTGCTGTCTGTCCAGGATCATCACAGCCAATCAGTATGAGATGGTTTAG
- the LOC117953034 gene encoding mid1-interacting protein 1-B-like has translation MMMQPAETRAQKNSLFNAMNRFIGAVNNMDQTVMVPSLLRDVPLEEDRELSSLKSVEDEGDMYSYYQLLKSIRRDIEWGVRCAAADERRKESMKITRMNSSASTSSSSSSASLSSEEEEEEDDDLQKQFQYHLTGLQGVLSKLTLQANSLTKRYNQEIGGWGH, from the coding sequence ATGATGATGCAGCCCGCAGAAACCCGCGCCCAGAAAAACTCCCTTTTCAACGCCATGAACCGCTTCATCGGTGCCGTCAACAACATGGACCAGACCGTCATGGTGCCCAGCCTGCTGCGGGACGTCCCACTGGAAGAGGACAGGGAGTTGAGCTCCCTGAAATCAGTCGAGGACGAGGGGGACATGTACAGCTACTATCAGCTGCTCAAGTCCATCCGCAGGGACATCGAGTGGGGGGTCAGGTGCGCCGCAGCCGATGAGAGGCGCAAGGAGAGCATGAAGATCACCCGCATGAATTCGTCCGCATccacctcctcatcctcctcctccgcaTCATTATcatcagaggaggaagaggaagaggacgaCGATCTGCAGAAACAGTTCCAGTACCACTTGACCGGACTGCAAGGGGTGCTGTCCAAGCTCACACTGCAGGCCAACTCTCTCACCAAGCGCTACAACCAGGAGATTGGAGGATGGGGCCATTAA